GGACGGTTCCTCAAGTTAACATTTGTCATTCAATTTCGTTTATTTGGGTGATTGTTTTTTCGTTGGCACTTTGTTTTGATGTTCTTGATTTTGAATTAGCCGTGTTGTTTCTTTGTTCTATTAGATCTTTGGTTTGCTAGGTGCTTTTATAACATCCTTGTCCAACATCAGATGGAGAAAGAAAGAATTAGCTCCTTAAACCACTCCCAATCATCCTTTCTTAAAAAAATTTCAGcgtcacatcagctttctctctccaacTTCCTCCCATAACATACCATTGTCAACTATGACATACTTccttaaattttatttatttattattattaatattattattatttccagttttcaatattattatacaTTTAATGACTGACTATCTTTTTCAAAAAAGAACTTCATTGATACTTAGTATAATAATTTCACAAAGTAGTAAAATATTATTAAGTATTTCATATTAAACTATTAAACGAAGTATTATtattgggggatgattctcacacactgttttttgatcctcacacaccaatttacttgaactcctccctaataatagggtaaaagggtgtgtgaggattagaaaacagtgtgtgagaatcatcccccattatTATTAGGTAcctactgagtaaatatatatattatattaaataattcaAATTTTATCATGGAGAATTTATTTTTCACCTAAACATACAgagtattaattatatattatttttggtCCTATTTTTTCACTTACCATCTTCTTCTCCATTCTTCTTTCACCATTTATATACTTTTAAAAGCTTTTGTAAACAAaactaaagatatatatatatatatatatatatatatatatatatatatatatatatatatatatatatatatatatatatatatatatatatatatatatatatatatatatatattacaataatcAAAGAGGACCCACCATTTATCACTTTCTTCGTCCTCAAAAATGCTTTGGGAGGAAATCAACGAGGGCGACAGACAAGAGGGCGGAAGAGGGCGGCCGGAATGCCATCGGCGCCCTCGGATGGAGGCACGGAAGACGTGGTTGAGGGCGTGTGGTTAGGAGTAGTCTTATAAGCTTAATATAGTAGCTAATTAATATCTTCCACTACTATTCTGAATCGGTCTCATCTTAAATCAATCTATTGTAACTCCGAATCGGTCTCATCTTCCTCATTCACTTCCAATTGCAAATCCTTAAAAGCTTCACGTCTGATTTCCTCCTTAAGTGGATCGACCGCGCTACAAGTTTCTTAtcatgataaatttttttttttgagaagcCAAAGAAATATTATTGCTATAAGGAAATGCACAACAGATAAGCATCCAGGCTTATACCTATACTATGAACAATTACATACATAATACAGAAGCCACGAAAAAAGGACTAACAATTTACAAAGAAAAATGTTTATATACGTCCCGACCCGAAATGCCTGTCAACTTAAACCACGTCCATTCTTTGTGGGCATGACCCGATATAGAAACGTGGATTGATGAGCCACTCATGCCACTCGATATGTTTACCCTTCGGGCGTATTGTAATCCACTCATAGGACTTAACTTGAATGTCACTGAGTAAGTTCGCCCCGCTTGACACTTTATTCCGAAAAAACTTTTGGTTTCTATTATTCCAAATAACGTACCCACAAACCCATTCTATCGCTTGCCACAATTTCTTACCCTCTAAAGATTGCACGCCACTTCCATCCCCATTGAACACTTCGTCTATGCTAAAGTTTGAAAAGCTTCCACATCCCCACCATTTATAAAGCCTAACCCAAACATCTAGTGTATGTTTACAAAAAACCATCAAGTGTTCAACCATCTCAATGTCGTCGTCACGCATAGGGCATCTAACCGTATCGAGGTCGATGCCCCGTTTATCAAGTCccgctgtgatgacccgaaaatttttgacttatttaaaccaattctctatacgatttattattttaacacgttaaacaaagtctgttagattgagtctcaaaattttagaactgtttcatatatacaattacctttgactactctcgacgattcatgaacaattatatgtatgtatatatatatgtacaagtaaaaacgactttcctacagtaaaaccctatttgctacagtaaaaattactttgctacagtaaaacactatttgctacagtaaaacactatttgctacagtgaaaccgtattttgctacagtaaacactattgatgtcgacgaactagcaaacaaaaacggaaaagacggccatgcgatcgcatgggctacagtaaacactatttgatgtcgacaaactagcaaacaaaagggttcaggcggccatgcgatcgcatggcaaaagcactgaaaacccatgcgatcgcatggggaccaaaatcaggaaacatacctataaaaggccagtttactcaacgtaatatttacatttttttctttaatcaatatttatatttatattataattataattttaaatttaagtttaataataataaggtatatacaagggtgtttttaattcgggtttcaaaccgctttaagctaaggaagtattgggtattgttcggggtattgttcttgaatccatggccaaccatacagtcgtctaccatcattacgtctacgcaatttgcctacaatattgagtctcaatattgaacagtgagtttatagtctccctttttaaatactttaaatatttttgggctgagaatacatgcaatttattttaaacgcgataagacacaagtacatactaaattctacactgagttaaaccgaaaatcccttagctttggtaactagtagctgccagtacataagatatggactggtgggcgcgaataattgtatatggatccatagggcttgacatccccttccgagctagagcactagccttttaacggacgtatgttatttaagtttaagacacgttggtttgcgtgtattaaaacgaatggggtaattatcactatagcgttaagtttagttaccagggtgctctgttacgtagaatctattgataaactattgatgaaatcttgtggtctatctttatatatgtttatgactcgagcaattaaacctataactcaccaacattcgtgttgactttttagcatgttttattctcaggtccttagaatgcttccgctgtgatgtgcttgttgcctgcatggagtctctcatgctttgtacaaagtttattgcattcaaaataaaactgcgttgtgtaataaataattggactgtgatgtcaacctgtaaattaaagacttatgtatttcggggttttgcttatacctaagcactcgcccacatgtttataactttctatgtttagaaagtcacttattttaatgaatgcaatattttatcaaaacgtatcatatagaggtcaaaacctcactgtggaatcaatgattaacgtgccgcgtcaatagcgattttgacgggtcgttacagttggtattcgagcttgaggtcatagggaaccagaaattacattagtgtgtttaactggtaattgttaggatgcattagtgagtctagactatgaccatatctgtttttactgatttttgcttattatttggtcaaaaacattatatgtgatatatttatatgctaacgtaattgttgtttcaattatgtgatagatgacttcttctaatcctatcattttgtacgactcggaatcggacactgaatctattctatccacaactgaaaaaggcgttccaatacctattaaagaagaaattgtgttagccggggaatctcaactcccggtaaacccagaggaggttccagctccacccaactctagtttttcggagccacagtatcgttggcatggacccatgatccctggagtaaacgaggatcgtccatttctaaacaaatatggacattggtctagatataccgccgacgggtgggttgtgccgattacgcctggcagatttcggttcatgaccaccggtacatattctcgcagttcgtcatcatattctcctacacatgactcagacagttcgtcatcagacgagatcagtaaggaggaggatttcgctaatgaaataaaagagatcactaaggagaaattccaacttgctatagataataaaaataaccacaataataaaaagtccttaattattaaaaaggaacaggaccattcgatccgtaaccacccttattgtattaaacccactgaggcaacgggtacctcaaaaccccaaccaaaaataaaatacactgccagaatgtctgtcggaccatgtgcacacaaacaattggtagagagaaccaaatgggaagaagtttctgatagttctgaataaacgacctcgcaaccataaatctttcatgcgctattttattgcttatgtgtgctactctatcttgttatgtaaaatatgcatatgtaaaatatcggtattgtatggtattgtattattttggtttattaataataaatgcatgtaatgattatttgtattattactacttcttattattattattacataataatgtaataactcgctataatttttcatagaggaatattattagaattttagtagttaattccttatactagctattatgtatgaacttaacgggtaggtaataccctagaaataattataaaatgctaataagaagaaaaggcttttataataatcggttcatattattaatatgctacgattaactattgacaactcattttacctataatattctatatgattaaattatatctgttgtgtttattgaagaaacatgtctcaaatgtcggatgctgagtttgagcaactagtcgagaaacgtgtgaatgaaagaattgctgcagccgaggcagcaaaagcaacagccgaagcagcagccgtaaacacaaactcacgaaacggatgctcatacaaagcttttcaaggatgcaaaccacagacgtttagtggaaccgagggaccagtcggtctaacccgatggtttgaaaagatggagtccgttttcaaaatcagtaattgtgcaaacggagacaagtcaaagtatgcttcatgcacgttgcaagatggtgcacttacttggtggaacaattatgctaaagcagaaggaatagatacggcatatgatatctcttgggaagaactgaaaaagatgctaatcgaggagtactgtcctcgaaacgagatcagaaaaatagaatctgagttacgtaatctgaaggttatcggcgcgaatctcaataactatgaaaagcgtttcatggaactagccttgttgtgtcccgaattggtgccaaacgagaaacgaaagatagaaatgtatattgacggtttatcgatcaatatcaaaggaaatgttacatcgtccaaaccgaatacgatgcaggaagccatgacaatggcacaccaactcatagaccagatcacagagagttcgattaagacaccaattaccgaagtcaagacaactgaaggaaagaggaaatgggaagactataagggcaaaaagtACTCACCTAAAGAAACAAGAAACCTTTAAAGGTAAAcaggatggggcaactgcaagtccaaactataagggaccccatccgttctgcaaaagatgttacacacatcatacaggctattgccaagtggtctgtgataagtgcaacaagaaaggacatgtggcaaaagattgttatgccaccgtttttgaagtaaagacaaaaccgaccgatgtcaagaaatgttttcaatgcgggaagtctggtcactttataaatcaatgccctgataaggagaagaacaaagaacccacacgtggaagggcatttaatgttagtaccagtgaagcacgtgaggatcctaatcttgtcacgggtacgtttaccgttaataatcaactagcttctattatgtttgatacgggtgctgatagaagttatatgtgtaaagactttagttctaaactaaaatgtgcatcattgcctctagacgataaatatactattgaattagctaatggtaaactgataaaagccgataaaatttgccatggttgcgaaataaatctcgctggtgaaaccttcaaaatcgatttgatacccgtagaattaggaagttttgacgtaatcgttggcatggactggatgtccaaaacaagagcggaagttgtttgcgctgagaaagcgattcgcatccctcgaaaggatgaaacgtcattaatgatttatggggagaagagcaactcgaagctgaaccttatcagctgtatgaaggctcagaaacttataagaaaatgttgttatgctattctggcacacgtaaagaagatcgatactgaagaaagaagcattgatgacatgccggttgtaagagaatatcctggagtatttccagaagaattaccggggctacctccacacagatgtgtagaattccagattgatctcataccaggagccgcacctgtagcccgatccccatatagacttgcaccttcagaaatgcaagaattacaagaccagttgcaagaattatcgaatcgtggatttattcatcccagtttttcaccttggggtgctcctattctgttcgtcaagaagaaggatggatctatgagaatgtgcatagattaccgagaattaaacaaattaacgatcaagaatcggtactcattaccgaggattgatgatttgtttgatcaattgcaaggatcaagtgtttattctaagattgatctacgcttcggatatcatcagctgagagtgaaggaagaagatgttcctaaaaccgcgttcagaacccgttacggtcactatgagtttctggtcatgccttttggattaactaatgctccagcagtattcatggatctaatgaatcgcatctgtagaccgtatttagacaaatttgtcattgtttttatcgacgacatattgatttactcgaagaacaaggaagaacatgagcaacacttaagactggtactggagatactcaagaaagaagaattgtacgcaaaattttcgaagtgtgatttctggttacaagaagtacaatttttgggcaatgttgtcagtaaacatggaattaaagttgaccccgccaagatcgaagccattagtaattgggaaaccccgaagactccaacacaaattcgccaattcttaggtcttgctggttactaccgaagattcattcaagatttctctagaatcgccaaaccattaactgcattgactcaaaagggaaagaagtatgattggtccacggaacaggaatcctcattccagttattaaagaagaagttaacgtctgcacccattttgtcattaccggaaggaaatgatgatttcgtgatctattgtgacgcttcgcgtcaaggtttaggatgtgtattaatgcaacgtacaaaagttatcgcatatgcctcacgacaactaaaaattcatgaaaagaactatacgatgcacgatttggaacttggagcagtagtttttgcactcaaaatatggagacactacctatatggcaccaagtgtacagtgtacactgaccataagagtcttcagcatatttttgatcaaaaaaaactcaatatgaggcaacgtcgctgggtagagttgttaaacgattacgattgtgaaatccgttaccaccccggaaaggctaatgttgtagctgatgccctaagttgaaaagaaagagtaaaacctcttagggtccgagctttgaatattacaattcatactgatctcacaaagcaaatttaagcaacacagttagaggctttaaaagaagaaaatgaaaaaggcgaaatgagcagagggttagaaaaacagcttgaagtaaaagccgatggaaccctgtattttgctgataggatatgggtaccaaaacatggtaatctaaggcaactagtactggatgaagcacacaaaacgaggtactcaattcacccaggaaatgggaaaatgtatcacgatctcaagaagttttattggtggcctaatatgaagacataaattgctacttatgtaagtaaatgtttgacgtgtgcaaaggtcaaagctgagcaccaaaagccgtcaggattactgcaacaatcagaaattccgcagtggaaatgggaaagaataaccatggatttcattacgaaattgccaaggactacaagtagtcatgatactatttagttgatagttgatcgtctaactaaatcagctcactttctaccaataaaggagacaggcagtatggagaaattagcacgcctatattttaaggaagtagtttccaggcatggtgtacctatcttcaTCATATCTGattgcgacacccgattcacatcacgtttctggcagtcattacaaaaagcattgggaactcgattagatatgagcaccgcttatcacccacagacagatggtcaaagtgaaagaacaatacaaacattggaagacatgttacgggcatgcgtgattgactttgaaaccagttgggatcgacacttaccattggcagaattttcatacaataacagctatcatacgagcatcaacgcagcgccatttgaagcactttacggtagaaagtgcagatctcctatctgttggagtgaagtaggagaaagacaacttactggaccagaaattattcacgaaaccaccgaaaagatcattcaaatacaacagcgattgaaaacggccatgagtcgccaaaagagttatgctgatgtaagaagaaaaccgctagaatttcaagtgggcgacaaagtcatgttgaaagtgtcaccctggaaaggcgttgtacgatttggtaaatgaggaaagttaagtcctaggtacgtaggaccctttgaaatcaccgaaagaattggagcagttgcttatcgattaaagctaccgcaagaacttagtagtgttcacgacacatttcacgtgtcaaatttgaagaaatgtttagctgaagaggatgtcgtaattcctcttgacgaaatacaaattaatgataaactccattttgtcgaagaacctgttgaaatcatggaccgtgaggtcaaacaattaaaacaaaacaaaataccgatagttagggttcgttggaacgcaagacgaggacccgagtttacttgggaacgtgaagatcaaatgaagcaaaagtatccacatttgttcactgatatcgctcatgaaacaggtactactcaaaatttcaagatgaaattttctttaacggggaggtactgtgatgacccgaaaatttttgacttatttaaaccaattctctatacgatttattattttaacacgttaaacaaagtctgttagattgagtctcaaaattttagaactgttccatatatacaattacctttgactactctcgacgattcatgaacaattatatgtatgtatatatatatgtacaagtaaaaacgactttcctacagtaaaaccctatttgctacagtaaaaattactttgctacagtaaaacactatttgctacagtaaaacactatttcctacagtgaaaccgtattttgctacagtaaacactatttgatgttgacgaactagcaaacaaaaacggaaaagacggccatgcgatcgcatggcaaaaacactgaaaacccatgcgattgcatgggctagagtaaacactatttgatgtcgacaaactagcaaacaaaaggggttcaggcggccatgcgatcgcatggcaaaagcactgaaaacccatgcgatcgcatggggaccaaaatcaggaaacatgcctataaaaggccagtttactcaacgtaatatttacatttttttctttaatcaatatttatatttatattataattataattttaaatttaagtttaataataataaggtatatacaagggtgtttttaattcgggtttcaaaccgctttaagctaaggaagtattgggtattgttcggggtattgttcttgaatccaaggccaaccatacagtcgtctaccatcattacgtctacgcaatttgcctacaatattgagtctcaatattgaatagtgagtttatagtctccctttttaaatactttaaatatttttaggctgagaatacatgcaatttattttaaacgcgataagacacaagtacatactaaattctacactgagttaaaccgaaaatcccttagctttggtaactagtagctgccagtacataggatatggactggtgggcgcgaataattgtatatggatccatagggcttgacatccccgtccgagctagagcactagccttttaacggacgtatgttatttgagtttaagacacgttggtttgcgtgtattaaaacgaatggggtaattatcactatagcgttaagtttagttaccagggtgctctgttacgtagaatctattgataaacttttgatgaaatcttgtggtctatctttatatatgtttatgactcgagcaattaaacctataactcaccaacattcgtgttgactttttagcatgttttattctcaggtccttagaatgcttccgctgtgatgtgcttgttgcctgcatggagtctctcatgctttgtacaaagtttattgcattcaaaataaaactgcgttgtttaataaataattggactgtgatgtcaacctgtaaattaaagacttatgtatttcggggttttgcttatacctaagcactcgcccacatgtttataactttctatgtttagaaagtcacttattttaatgaatgcaatattttatcaaaacgtatcatatagaggtcaaaacctcactgtggaatcaatgattaacgtgccgcgtcaatagcgattttgacgggtcgttacacccgCACATACCGGTAATCTTTTACGCTTAGCCCTTCATGCAAAAATGCCTAAAGATTGAGGCAAAAAATTGTTCTTCATGGTTGCAATGTCGCTGCTACTATTTACAAGTATTCTGTAGTCCAAGAGATTTGATAAAACTTTCGTATCGAATGTTCCATTACCCGTATCAACCCATATCCAACTGTCACTAACCTGATCAGCATGCGGAAAGTTGGACAATTCATTTACGAGATTGCTTAACTCACTGATGACTCTTCCGGAAGGAGAACGACACCAGTTCTACGTCCATTCTGACCCATTCCAAGTGATACGATCTCTGATAGTACACATCTTGTTAGTCTCTAACCTGTACAGTCGTTTGTACATGTCCTTCAAACAACACGAACCTAGCCAAAAGTCTTCCCAAAACAATGTGTCACTACCATCAGCAATAATCCTTTTGAAGGATAGTTCAAGATTATAATTATATTTGTTCAAGTTTTTTGACAAACTAATTATATTCTTCCAAGGAGTAATAGCACCCGAATAGCTTGAACCCCCCACAGATACCCAGACCCCCGCCCGTTCCGTGAATACTTTTAATTACACGTGTCCAAAGAACATTTTTTTCAACTCGAAAATGCCACCACCATTTACTAAGTAAAGCCATATTTTTTGCTTTTAATGACCCCACATTAAGGGCCCCCCCTGGCGATCATATGAGGATAAAATTGAATCCCATGACATTTTTGAATCCTCccccgtcccgccccaaaaaaactTGCGTATCAAACCTTCGAGCAAGGATAAGGCAGACTGAGGAGCACGAAATACGGAGAAAAAATACAACGGTAAACTCGAGAGGACCGATTTGATAAAGGTCAATCTACCACCAAAGGACAATGTGTGTGATTTCCAATCCGAGAATCTTTTCTGGAATTTTTTGATTACCGGTTCCCAATATACCACTTTTGTCATTCGAGAGCCCACAGGTAAACCCAAGTAAAGGAAAGGTAAAGATTCGCTTTTACATCCTATCCGGGCCGAGAGATGTTCTACAGTTTCACTTGAAACACCTATCCCGTATAGTCGGCTCTTGGACATATTAATCTTTAGGCCTGAGGCTTCTTTAAAGCATTGTAAAAGTTTCACGACATTGGAAACGTTCCTTTTACTACATTCTCCAAGGAAAACCATATCATCCGCATATTGAATACGAGATAGGATGACATTATCCTTACCAACAGATACACCTTTAATGATACCCCTTTCGATGGCATTTTTTGCAAAGACATTTAGCCCTTCAGCGGCTATGATGAATTAGAAGGGTGATAAGGGATCACCTTAACGAATGCCTCTTTCAAGCTTAAATTCTTTCGTAGGCGAGTCATTAACCAATATAGAAATAGATGCCGAAGAAAGACACGCCTTAACCCATTTTACCCAACGCGCACCGAAACCCATTTTTCTCATTACATCAAAAAGAAAGTCCCAATTTACACTATCGAAGGCCTTAGTAAAATCTACCTTAAATATGAACGACTTCTTTTTTCGGGACTTTAGATCAGCTACAGCCTCATTTAGAATTAAAACACCATCCAGAATTGAACGGTTCCTTATAAACGTACTCTGTTCCGAGCCAAAAAGTTTAGGTATCATCGGGCACAATCTGGAAGCGATGAGTTTTGACAAAATCTTATAGTAACTACAAATCAAGCTTATCGGTCGATATTCATTCAATTCGACTGGACAGTTAACCTTCGGGACGAGAGATACAAATGAAGCATTACATCTGAACAAAATTTCTCCCGTCTCCCAAAACCAAACAATTGCCTTCATTAAATCATCTTTGATGAAGTGCCAGAACATTTTGAAAAATTTGAAATTGAAACCATCAGGGTCGGGTGCTTTTGTGCTATTGCAATCCTTGATTGCTTCCCAAACTTCTTTCTCATCGAACGGTAATTCAAGGAGAGATGCATCAGATGGGACTAACCTATTATCCAGAGAGTCGAAAAGAGTAGGTCTTGGTTGTTGCGATTCTGTGAACAACAGCTTGTAATAATCAAATTGAACTTTTAATAAGCATCGGATCTTCCTGCCATTCACCTTCAATGTTAAGACCTCgaagattatttttattattactcctCTTGATTGCAGAATGAAAATATCTAGTGTTGTCTTCACCCTCCGCAGCCCATTTGACTCTCGACTTCTGCCTTAGCATGTTACTTTTTTCACGATCCTTTTCAGTCCATTTTTCCCGAGAATCCATCCACAACAACCTTTCTTCATCATCAAGTTGGAAATTTTCAGCCATGAATTCCCAACTATCAGCTTCGCATTTAAGGCTTTCAATTTCTTCATCAATTTTACCAAAGGTTGTCTTTGCCCAGTTGCGCAACGTTTCTTTCACATGTTTCAGTTTCTTCCGAAATATGATATTCGGTCGATTGCCTACGTATTCTTTACCCCAAGCCTCTTCTATGATACTAGCAGCTTCTTTATTAATCAACCATTCGTCGAAGACTTTTGTGGGTTTCGGCCCGATATCAATATTTTTAGCACGAAGTAAAATTGGACAATGATCTG
This genomic window from Rutidosis leptorrhynchoides isolate AG116_Rl617_1_P2 chromosome 2, CSIRO_AGI_Rlap_v1, whole genome shotgun sequence contains:
- the LOC139888789 gene encoding uncharacterized protein — its product is MRDDDIEMVEHLMVFCKHTLDVWVRLYKWWGCGSFSNFSIDEVFNGDGSGVQSLEGKKLWQAIEWVCGYVIWNNRNQKFFRNKVSSGANLLSDIQVKSYEWITIRPKGKHIEWHEWLINPRFYIGSCPQRMDVV